Proteins encoded within one genomic window of Diorhabda sublineata isolate icDioSubl1.1 chromosome 1, icDioSubl1.1, whole genome shotgun sequence:
- the LOC130452506 gene encoding folliculin-interacting protein 2: MAYADTCSAKKEENKYVHRHVPTGENLNLKCPASENVRILLFKECPLSDRELIFDSNLTKIQNCITNNEKNNSEELSNLTELIFGSAAMKYQETYYKIHDISSPQQIIFTQVFSSPKKFRPNKTSSNQPSTSFLSNASLQDYNSSFASSISQASLSSKSSNSFSLILRNNSTATTIDSGFSDFSSNSSLNRSYESFARRRSTCGSFFSDSESSKSLALNFNNIRLGLALILHKPEKNPLTKNLYIQNIPIIESILWRVRQYVEIALNSPRLFLSTMIEISVLSAKWLTKELNFWTKTESVIHQSYYGTLMSIFKNRFPRSLFFKYDEQDEKFESFCQTVQELERKETNFFLSTLLTAVLTHHTGWIATCYHLENLSVNESYHVVWKQLTNLYGATGYLTKTSKTVIYGLKNENTIKKVLNFIQYFMRFFKIERRYIERSNIIEENKIVDEICTKVRQDSIPNEFPMLRKSGLLRTKTNEVDLTKLVDDENKRRSICKSKAVNRELSALNEESDLNYEEFDDKPVLFILGDHEKLQNLKKPQTSEPLQSINEIIKDSRRQMETKKLKIVKFPLPKFEYVGDVSEVSPNPFLPDIDFFENFVPDKAYQGTNIPKEQWKNILSKDLSLKKSCLFPDEINEKVVILGDTDKWDVQVWSSLRRRMIKNEAENIVDSSPLVSNMLEVIIQMRKLNMSKEQCTTFMEQKLIEICLRANALTEFLLTTDFCSMDVLLKTLNLNIVDIPLLMSVGSNIDPRILQKYGLSYQ; this comes from the exons aGAAAACTTAAATCTCAAATGTCCAGCCTCGGAAAATGTAcgaatacttttatttaaagaatGTCCATTAAGTGATAGAGAGTTAATTTTTGACTctaatttgacaaaaatccaaaattgtataactaataatgaaaaaaataattcagaagAACTGTCCAATTTGACGGAATTGATTTTTGGCTCTGCTGCTATGAAGTATCAAGAAACTTATTATAAGATACACGATATATCTTCTCcgcaacaaattatttttactcaG gttttttcCTCTCCCAAGAAGTTTCGACCAAATAAAACATCTAGTAATCAACCTAGTACCAGTTTTCTTTCTAATGCAAGTTTACAAGACTATAATAGTTCATTTGCCAGCTCAATATCTCAAGCATCACTCAGCTCAAAATCATCCAACTCCTTCTCAT taattttgagaaataattcAACAGCTACAACGATCGATTCAGGATTTTCTGACTTCTCCAGCAACTCTTCACTAAATAGATCATATGAAAGTTTTGCCAGAA gAAGGAGCACATGCGGATCATTTTTCAGCGATTCGGAATCCTCAAAGAGCTTAGCACTGAATTTCAATAACATCAGATTAGGATTGGCATTGATTTTACATAAGCCGGAGAAAAATCC GTTAACAAAAAATCTGTATATCCAAAATATACCCATTATAGAATCGATTTTATGGAGAGTTCGACAATATGTGGAGATCGCTCTCAACTCTCCCAGATTATTTTTATCTACTATGATTGAAATATCAGTATTGAGTGCAAAATGGTTAAcgaaagaattaaatttttggaCGAAAACCGAATCCGTAATACACCAAAGTTATTATGGAACTCTAatgagtattttcaaaaatcgatttccgagaagtttatttttcaaatacgaTGAACAAGACGagaaatttgaaagtttctGTCAAACTGTACAAGAATTGGAACGAAAAGAAACTAATTT CTTTCTGAGCACACTTCTAACAGCAGTGTTAACCCATCATACCGGATGGATTGCTACTTGTTACCACTTGGAAAACTTGTCTGTTAATGAATCGTATCACGTAGTTTGGAAACAATTAACGAACTTATATGGAGCAACGGGTTACTTgacgaaaacatcaaaaactgtaatatatggattaaaaaatgaaaataccatTAAGAAAGTCTTAAactttatacaatattttatgaGGTTCTTCAAAATAGAAAGACGATATATTGAACGAAGCAATATCattgaggaaaataaaattgtggATGAAATTTGTACTAAAGTGCGCCAGGATAGCATTCCAAACGAATTTCCAATGTTGAGAAAATCAGGACTTTTAAGGACAAAAACGAATGAAGTGGATCTTACAAAATTAGTTGACGATGAAAATAAGAGGAGAAGTATATGTAAATCGAAAGCTGTTAATCGCGAACTAAGTGCTCTAAATGAAGAATCTGATTTAAACTATGAAGAATTTGACGATAAACCAGTTTTATTCATATTGGGAGACCATGAAAAActgcaaaatttgaaaaaacctcAAACGAGTGAACCTCTTCAGagtataaatgaaataattaaagacTCAAGGCGACAAATGGAAACAAAGAAgcttaaaattgtaaaatttcctCTACCCAA ATTTGAATATGTTGGGGATGTTTCGGAAGTATCACCTAATCCTTTCTTACCAGacattgattttttcgaaaactttgtTCCAGATAAAGCATATCAGGGAACAAACATTCCCaaagaacaatggaaaaatattttatcaaaagatctttccttaaaaaaatcttgtttatttCCAGACGAGATAAACGAGAAAGTAGTCATTCTAGGTGATACAGATAAATG GGATGTACAAGTTTGGTCAAGTTTGCGAAGAAGGATGATTAAAAACGAAGCAGAAAATATTGTAGATTCGTCACCTCTAGTATCAAATATGTTGGAGGTTATTATACAAATGAGGAAGTTGAATATGTCAAAAGAGCAG tgtactACATTTATGGAGCAAAAGTTGATAGAAATATGTTTAAGAGCCAATGCATTAACAGAGTTTCTATTAACTACAGATTTTTGTTCGATGgatgttttattgaaaactttgaaTCTAAACATTGTGGATATACCACTTTTAATGTCCGTTGGTTCTAATATTGATCCACGGATTTTACAAAAATACGGGCTGAGCTATCAATga
- the LOC130452514 gene encoding protein takeout-like, with translation MKMNIRFNIFILMVLCLAEAKLPSYIHVCKKSDPNLAKCIIDSVYSLKPKLANGIPELNVPSAEPLLLEKIQLRTGQSRTKIDANLTNLQVWGVTSFEILELRPDVTKNRFIFKSKVPHIYFKGDYDLNMDILLLKYKGQGPLSGNFTDLSLDAVLKGHITKINGVDHIQFRKFGVHVEFSHTKIELSNLFDNQRNLGNATNQVLNENSEVLLTEIKPALENALASKFTDIANNICKTFSYNELFPN, from the exons ATGAAGATGAATAtcagattcaatatttttattttgatggtTTTGTGTTTAGCAGAAGCCAAATTGC cTTCTTATATCCACGTTTGTAAGAAATCTGATCCAAACTTAGCGAAATGCATCATTGATTCGGTTTATTCACTGAAACCCAAGTTGGCAAATGGTATACCAGAGCTGAATGTTCCTAGCGCCGAACCATTGCTTCTAGAAAAGATCCAATTGAGAACTGGACAATCTAGAACTAAAATCGATGCGAATCTTACAAATTTGCAAGTTTGGGGCGTAACTTCTTTTGAAATTCTGGAACTAcg cCCTGATGTGACTAAGAACAGATTTATATTCAAATCTAAAGTACCGCATATTTATTTCAAGGGTGACTACGATCTCAACATGGATATTCTTCTCTTGAAGTATAAAGGACAAGGACCTTTATCTGGCAACTTCA CTGATTTGTCTCTGGATGCCGTGTTGAAAGGACATATCACCAAAATAAACGGTGTAGATCATATCCAGTTCAGAAAATTCGGAGTACACGTTGAATTCAGTCACACCAAAATTGAGCTGTCTAATTTATTCGATAATCAAAGAAATTTAGGCAACGCAACTAATCAAGTACTTAACGAAAATTCAGAAGTTCTTCTAACGGAAATAAAACCTGCGTTAGAAAATGCTCTAGCTTCAAAATTTACAGATATTGCTAATAATATATGTAAAACATTCTCGTACAATGAACTGTtcccaaattaa